Within the Staphylococcus argenteus genome, the region GAATAACGCGATGATTAAGTTAACATTTGTCATAATTGATAATGCGCCTGTAACAACTTGCAGTATGACAAGAATAAATGATGCAGTATAACCATAACGAATTGTACGGTTGTTTGGATAATTTTTAACAGCATGGATATACGTAATCATAATAATAGTAAATACGATAAATGCCATGATTCGATGTGCAAGTTGCACCCAATCTTGCTCTGAATGGGGAACTAGGTCGTTAAATGGTAATGGCCAACCGCCATAAGCTAAACTAGCGCCTGCATGTCGGACTAAAGCACCTGTGTAAACACCACAATAAATAATAATTGCCATTAACCAAGTTAAGCGTCTAAGTGGTTTTTTGATATATAATTCATCAGCTTCGTATTTTTGGTCTACTGAAAAAATGATTAATGTTATTAAGAATACAGAAGAGAAACTGATTAGTGAAATACCAAAATGTAATGCTAAAACATAATCGTTTTGTTGCCAAATTACAGCAGCAGCACCAATTAATGCTTGAAGTAATAAGAATCCTACACTAATGATTGATAATGGTTTTATCTCTTTAATATAGCCTATATGTTTCCATGCTGTTATAACTAACCATAAGACGATAAATAAAGATAAAGCTGAAACTGCTCTATGGCTCAGTTCAATAATCGTATCAATTGGAAAGAATTCTGGAATCAACGCACCATGACATAATGGCCAAGAAGAGCCACATCCATCAGCGGAACCTGTTTTAGTTACTAAGGCACCACCAAGCTGTACAAATGTCATTATAAGCGTTGCTACGACACCTAACCATTTTAAATTCTTTTTGCCAAACAATTTTATACACCCCATCATAAAAAAACGCACCATTGAGATTTAGAGTTACTAGCTTGTTTTGA harbors:
- a CDS encoding COX15/CtaA family protein — its product is MFGKKNLKWLGVVATLIMTFVQLGGALVTKTGSADGCGSSWPLCHGALIPEFFPIDTIIELSHRAVSALSLFIVLWLVITAWKHIGYIKEIKPLSIISVGFLLLQALIGAAAVIWQQNDYVLALHFGISLISFSSVFLITLIIFSVDQKYEADELYIKKPLRRLTWLMAIIIYCGVYTGALVRHAGASLAYGGWPLPFNDLVPHSEQDWVQLAHRIMAFIVFTIIMITYIHAVKNYPNNRTIRYGYTASFILVILQVVTGALSIMTNVNLIIALFHALFITYLFGMTTYFIMLMLRSVRSNKA